The DNA segment ttaaattaaactaacaaatgaCAAATTGTTTCAAACAATTATACTTTCAAGTCTTTGTAAATTTTATGAAAGAGAGaactaaaattacaaataaactataaagtaaaataaagaaaactgcAAAATAtatacaagaaaaataatttaatttgattACAAAGACAGTTATATCAGGCTATGCTGCTATTTTTatcgctttttcttttcttttctgattcTTGTGCAATTTatacaaacaaaaaaataaagcAGGCACAAAAATAATTTTAGTATACATAGTATTATTTTTTATAACTGAATTCGCTTAACACCGCGTGGGTCCGCCCTTGGCTGATCTTCTTCAAATTCTAATTAtcatttttgtttttctattGTGCGAACTTCTTTTACTATTAGTGTTTCCATGTATAAATGATTGCCTCCAGCTGAACAAACTGTTAATTGGTGGTAGACCCTCTCATCTGCTCTCCTCAAATGCCATCTTCTCGCTCAATACTCTTTTGTTAAATCATTGTTTATTGAGTGTGTATGAAACATATGAACGGACTACAATGTTGAAATCACTGACATAATTCTCATTAACTAACTATAGCTTGTATAAAATGAAAAGCATGTCACCAGGAAGAGGACTTAAGTCATCACATGAAGACTACACATATGAACTATTCTTTTGATTGGCTAACGAACCTTGACCCACTCAAATTTCTTAGCTGGACAGGAGTGAGTTATGGAACAGTACATAAAATTTGAGAGCTTTTGTTCGATAAAAATCAACATATTTTATACTAAAAGTAGGACTCCTGCCTTCAAAAGAAAAGTTGAATTACGATAATATCCTTTAAAATCTGAAATACTATTTTGTCCTTGAGAAAAGAAAGTGATCTTTCACAAATAATTACTCTTTATTATTACATTAAAATTGCTAAAGATGGATAATTGTTCATCTACCTATAAATAATGCAGCAAGTAATGAAATTTTCTCAATTATTACTCCtttttgtatttcatctttgTTTCTTCTTCCAAGGTAGTTGCAGTTTTGCAGAGTTTGTTTCAATTCTTTTATCTATAAAAGTGCATAACAACTTGTCTGATCATTGAAGCACACTATACTATTGTTTTTGCTATGTCAAAATTTATTTCCACCTAAAATCCATTGTGGCGTATCCTTGAAAAATATGCACTTCACATTTTCAGAAGTAAGTATTTGCTAAATTATTATACTTTGCCTAGATGACCTGATCATTTGAAGATTATGATAGGTTATATACGTATCCttgttatgttttgatgatctaacaaacttattgttaagAACCAGATTAAGGAACCTGATACACATCCTTAAGAACTTAAAGATCAACAAGTCTCCAGTTGGAGACACAGTTCAACTCTTCAGAGTCAAATGAATAACAGAGGGAACAAATAGCTACCATTTCCCTAGGAAACTACACAAGTCAACTGCCCCAGCTGTAAAGTTGCTGCATGCACAAGCTACAGTATAGAAATAGTGCAGCAGTCAACTTTATAGGGAGTGCCTTTTACCTAATTTGCTTACATCTTTCAAGTGATGTCACAAATATATTATTAATATCAAGCAAAAGGTAAAACAAGTCACTTGAACACTTAGAGAATTTACTAAGCACTCTCACTGTGATTGATCATCAAGAAAACgattctcaagtgcatcaagaacaaagaacaacactGCTACGAACCAGTTCCACATATCAAGttattgtatgtccttagttgagttataactttgtaataattctttacttgtaattcctacttagcttagttagaagcattgcgtaggaaaccctttgtaaatcataaacccttatgtttgtgtcttggctagagttagtcgagttgtaaagtctttgtaatagagttattacaaagtggcttgtaatagagtgttacaagttagtgaggattaaaAGGTCAATTCTTAGGTaacataggttgtaatctaaagttgctcagcagtgaagttgaaatcctacaatgATAGGTTGTGATTTTTAATTCCGTTAAGCTGGGAATTTTTCACATCTTGTCATTTAATTACTGCAGTGTGCATGGTTTCTGTGGGAACTAatagagaacctgattctctataTAGTTTTATGGACACTTAAATTCTATCAATTGATATCAGAGCTGGTTCTTTCTATCAAGCTAACACCTAGAAAGAATCCTCATGGATGCTCCTCCAaactttgaagaaggtcaatctacctACAGGCCCCAAGGTTCAATGGCCAATATTATGAATGGTGGAAGACTAGGATGCACGACTTCATCATGGCTGAAGATTCCGAGCTTTAGGATGTATCCTTCATTCCTATTAAGATTGTTGTGACCCAGCTGTAGCTGTAGCCATTCCCAAAATGAGGAAGGAATTCAATGACGTTGATCGAAAGGATATAAAAtgaattttcgtgcaaagaaaatTCTTATTTATGGCATTGGTCCTGATAAATATAACAGGATATCGACATGACAATAAGTAAAAGAAATTTGGGAAGCTCTTCAGATAGCTCACGAAGGAATAACACAGGTCAAACAATCAAAGATTGACATGCTTACAACTGAATACGAGCTTTTCAGGATAAAAGATGATGAATTCATCCAAGATATACACACTCATTTCACCTCTATCATCAATGAGCTTCACTCTCTTGGAGAAATCATTCCAAGAAACAAACTTGTCATGAAAATACTCAGTGTCCTGCCCAGCTCCTGGGAAAGCTAAGTGAACGCTATCACAGAGGTGAAGGACTTGCATGAGCTAACCATTGATGAGCTTGTCGGTAATCTGAAAATAtataaaatgaagaagaagaaggataatgaaagaagagagcccaaaAGGGAGAAGAACTTGGTACTTAAGACATACAACAATGATTCAAGTGGTGAGGATGGTGATATGGTTTACTTGACAAGAAGATTCCAGAAAATGGTTCGCAGGAATGGAAGCACTCCAAAAAGGGGTAGTTCTAGCAACCTAAAAAATTATAACCTCTGTCATAAATGTGGCAAGCCAGGATATTTCATCAAGGAATGCCCTCTCCTAAAGCAAGATCAATACAAAAAAAACTTTGACAAAGCAGCcaagaggaacccggttcctgaTAAATGCTTCAAGAGAAAGAATGCTGATGACAATGTTATAAAGCAAGCTCTTGCTGtatggggagactcctccagcgaatctgaagaagaaaatgATCATGCTGATAGTTCAATGATGGCAGTAGAAAGTGAAGCAACTGAATATGACTTAACCTTTGCCTTGATGGATTaatctgatgatgatgaagatgacgataatgatgaggtaaattttctggatgttcagagaaatctgaaatcttaTTCTCCTAAAAAACTCATGTCTTTGGCAAATGTGTTAATTGATGCTTATCACAGTCTTATAAATGATAAAGATGCTTTGATTGTGGAATTAGGAGAAGCAGAACAGTCTAGAGATGACCTAGTAGTCGTTGTGGTTGATTTAAAAGAGACAATTAAGAACCTGAAGAAAGAGAAGGATGCCTTAGATGAAACGATTGCAAATatagaacatgaaagagatgaTCTAATGGTTGTTGTGGTAGACCTAAAAGAGACCATTGAGTGTgtaagaaaggaaaaagaagtcTTAACTAAGAGAGTTGCTAACATTgagcatgagagagatgacctatTAGTGGTGGTAGTGGAACAAAAGAAAACAATTGGGGAACTTAAAATGGAGAGTAGGCCTGAAAATTCTCAAAAGggaaaggaagttgcaagtgaggcacacattaagcttgaaagTGAGTTAAAATTCAGTGAAGTCCATTCTCTGTGCTGagcttgagaaaaacaaacaacttcaAGAAGAACTAGGAAGAGTGAAAAGTGATCTTGAAAAATCACTTAAGTAGACCTGGTCCTCTAATGCTATCACTGCCATGCACACCAACAATAGGGGAAACAGGTAGGGAATTGGGTTCCAAAGGGAAAAGACTCcctacaaccctcatagcaagtacgTTACTGTACCTGACAATTGGCTTTGCACTCACTGTGGAAATATTGGGCACTTTAAAGAAAATTGTAAGGCCAAATTTCAGTCGcaacaaaaaaataaattttttgctAAAAAAGTAACTACTGGTAGAGAACCTAGTCCTTCATATAAAAAATGCATGATGCCTGCTTGGACCAGAAGATCCCTCATTCACCCCTTTCCTTATTACAAGGGACCTAAACTCGTTTGGGCTCCTAAGTCTAACTCCTGATTTTTTGTACAGGGAATAGTGAAAGGGAGTAGCCTACAATGATACATGGATAACGGCTGCtcaaacatatgactggaagtacaaatgatttgCTTTCACTTAaggccctgcaaggagggagtgtatcctttggaaatggcaAGAAAGGATACATTCTGGGAGTTGGAAGGATTGAGAAGTCTCTCTCTCACTCAATCGAAAATGTGTACTACGTGAACATGTTGAAGTACAACTTGCTAAGTATTTCCCAGATCTGTGATAagggaaacaaggtggaatttgtgtcaaAAATATATATAGTCACAAACCTAGTGACTGGTGAGGTGGTGCTAGTGGTAAAAAGATACAAAaatatctatgttgctgattttgagtcTTTGCAGAATAGTGATCTCTGCTGTCTAAGTGTTGTAGATGATGATACTGAATTATGGCATAGGAGGCTGGGTCATGCAAGCTTCACGTTGCTGAACAAATTGGTCAGAAAGGACCTGGTCGTGGTCTGCCCAAGTCAAGCTTCAAAGATCACAAAgtgtgtgatgcatgtgtaaAAGGGAAGCAAGTTAGATCCTCATTCAAGCCCAAAAAGAAAGTCAGTACCTCAAGGCCACTTGATCTTCTTCACATGGATCTATTTGGACCTATGAGGGTGTCAAACGGCAAAGGAAAGATATACATCTTTGTTATAGttgatgactactccagattcacataGACTTTGTTTCTTAGAACCAAAGATGAAACTTTTGAAGTGTTCTTTGCCTTCATCAAAAAGATCCAAGTGAAGATGGGTAATAAGGCAGCTTGCATCAGGTCTAATCATGGGACAGAgtttgacaatgccaaatttgataAGTTTTGTACTGAAAATGGTACCACTCACAAATTTTCATCTCCAAGAACATCTCAACAAATGGTGTTATGGAgaggaagaatagaactcttAAAGACATGGCAAGGACAATGCTGATTGACAGTGGGATTGCGAAGAATTTCTGGGTAGAAGCTGTCAATACTGTTTGCTACTTGGTGAATAGGTACATGATCAGGTCCCTTCTGAACAAAACTCCATATGAACTACTGAATGGAAGAAAGCCCAAGCTGACTCATCTAAGGAATTTTGGTTGCAAATGTTTTGtcctcaacaatggaaaggaagcTCTTAGAAAATTCGATGccaaaagtgatgaaggaatctttTTGGGATACTCATCTCAAAGCAAAGATTACAAAGTATACAACAAAAGGATTCAATGTGTTAAAGAGAGTATACATATGATCTTTGATGAATCTCATCTCTCCTGTGAGAAGGATAGACGTgttgatcaagatggagaacttTTATCTGTTCTAGGAGAAGTTATTGAAATGGCAAATGGAAAGGCAGGCATGATGAGTCATGTCAAGGAATCCAGTGAAGGTGATGCAACTAGAATTGTTGATGCATTCCAAGGTACTCCACTTGCTGAAACAAGAAGTGGCCAAGAACCTCAGTCAAACATACCTGGGTCTTCTACCAATGAGATTCAGGTACCAAATTGGAAGCACAAAAGTTCACACCCCTTGACGACATAATCACTCCTCTCGACTCAGGAATTCAAACCAGGTCAAAAgctagaaattcacttgccttctcagcctttctttCTCAAATAGAGCCCAAAAATATCAAAGAAGCATTGAAAGATGCAGACTAGATCAATGCCATGCAAGAGGAGATGCATCAATTTTAAAGGAACAAAGTATGGCACATGGTTCCTTGACCTGCATATCGAACCGCTATAGGAAacaggtgggtattcaggaacaaACTTGATGAGTTTGGAAACACAACAAGAAATAAGGCAAGGCTTGTAGTTTAGGGCTACAATCAGGAAGAAAGGATTGTCTATGATGAAACTTTTGCTCCAATTGCTCGAATGGCAGCTATCAGAATCCTTATTGCCTTTGCatcacacatggaattcacattgttccaaatggatgtcaaaagtacaTTTATGAATGGCTTCCTAAAAGAAGAAGTTTATGTTAATCAACCTCCTGGATTTGAGAATCATGAGCATCCTGAGCATGTGTTCAAACTGTACTAGGCGTTGTATGGGCTATAGCAGGCTCCCCGggcttggtatgaaaggttgtcaaaaTTCCTTCTAGAAAATGGATTTACAAGAGGGAAAATTGATAACACTCTCTTTCTGAAGAAACGAgggaggaacctgctcattgttcaagtatatgttgatgatatcatttttggagccACTGCTGACTCTCTTTGTGAAGATCTTGAAAAACTTATGGGGAGCGAGTTCGAGATGAGTATGATGGGAGAATTAAATTTCTTCCTGGGACTTCAAGTGAAGCAATCTCAAAAGGGAACATTGATAAGTCAACAGAAGTACATCAAGGAGCTGCTAaaaaggtttgacatggaagcatcaaaagttATTGACACTCCTATTGCCACAACTACTCGTCTAGATATGGATAAACTTGGTTCCCCTGTAAATCAGACCATGTATAGAGGGATCATAGGGTCACTCTTGTATCTCACTACAAGCAGACTAGACATTGTGTTCAGCATGGGTCtttgtgcaaggtttcaatctaatccaaaggaatctcatctgaaggctagcaagagaatattgagatatctcaaaggacgCAGGACCTGGTTCTCTACTATCCATCAGGTGACGACTTTGATCTTGTTGGGTATGctaatgctgattatgcaggATATTTAGTGGACAGGAAAAGCACGTCTGGAATGGCACATTTCCTGGGTTCTTGTCTAATCTCATGGGGTACAAGGAAGAAAAACTCGGTGGCACTCTCAACTGCAGAAGTAGAATATGTAGCAGCAACTTCTTACTGTGCTCAATTAATATGGATCAAATAGCAGTTGGAACACTTTGGAGTGTTCTCTAACTGTGTGCCCCTCATGTATGACAATACAAGTGCACTCAATATGGCCAAAAATCCAGTCCAACATAAgagaaccaagcacattgatgtgcGTCAGCACTTCCTCAGAGACAATGTTGAAAATGGGCTCATCTGCATGACATTCTACAACACAGAAGATTAGATTGCATATATATTCACCAAGG comes from the Nicotiana sylvestris chromosome 4, ASM39365v2, whole genome shotgun sequence genome and includes:
- the LOC138890256 gene encoding uncharacterized protein, which translates into the protein MKKKKDNERREPKREKNLVLKTYNNDSSGEDGDMVYLTRRFQKMVRRNGSTPKRGSSSNLKNYNLCHKCGKPGYFIKECPLLKQDQYKKNFDKAAKRNPVPDKCFKRKNADDNVIKQALAVWGDSSSESEEENDHADSSMMAVESEATEYDLTFALMD